A window of the Equus przewalskii isolate Varuska chromosome 10, EquPr2, whole genome shotgun sequence genome harbors these coding sequences:
- the LRRC45 gene encoding leucine-rich repeat-containing protein 45 isoform X6, whose product MEELRRSYSRLCKESGAEPQEGVLQQLHELPRGRLDLATQSLTVDTCRALGKLLQKEALLTQLVLSDCMLSEEGATLLLQGLCTNTTVRFLDLKGNNLRAAGAEALGKLLRQSKSIQRALASNGSLQQLDLRNNQISHKGAEELALALKSNASLQQLDLRWNNIGLLGGRALVNCLPSNRTLWRLELAGNSVPGDILRAVEQAMDHNQDRQTTFRENQARAHVLSKEMRHLREEKSKQFLDLMETIDKQREEMARSSRASAARVGQLQEALNERHSIINALKAKLQMAEATLALSEQKAQDLGELLATAEQEQRSLVQRQAKEHRLEQQEAAERESKLLRDLSAANEKNLLLQSQVDELERKVKSLQEQLFLTRQELTNTSAELKMRAVQAEERLDLEKKRSRQSLEDSEQLRFKEVEHMTRHLEESEKAMQERVQRLEAARLSLEEELSRVKAVALNERGQAEEELIKAKNQVRLEEQQRLAHLEEKLRLLAQARDEAQSTCLQQKQTVADAQARASQLGQQVEGLRRRLKELQQELSNKDQERVAEVTRVRVELQEQNGRLQAELTAQEALKEKAAALERQLKVMASDHREALLDRESENACLREKLRLKEAEITRIRDEEAQRASFLQNAVLAYVQGSPLRALSPQK is encoded by the exons ATGGAGGAGCTCCGGCGCTCCTACAGCCGGCTGTGCAAGGAGAGCGGGGCCGAGCCCCAGGAGGGTGTCCTGCAGCAACTGCACGAGCTGCCGCGGGGCCGGCTGGACCTGGCCACACAGAGCCTGACGGTGGACACCTGCAGGGCCCTGGGCAAGCTGTTGCAGAAGGAGGCACTGCTGACCCAGCTCGTCCTGAGTGACTGCATGCTGAGCGAGGAAG GGGCCACACTGCTGCTCCAGGGGCTGTGCACCAACACCACTGTGCGGTTTCTGGATCTGAAG GGTAACAACCTTCGAGCCGCAGGGGCCGAGGCTCTGGGAAAACTCCTCCGACAGAGCAAGTCCATTCAGAG GGCGCTGGCCAGCAATGGCAGCCTGCAGCAGCTGGACCTCCGCAACAACCAGATCAGCCACAAGGGCGCGGAGGAGCTGGCCCTGGCCTTGAAGAGCAACGCCAGCCTCCAGCAGCTGG ACCTGCGCTGGAATAACATCGGCCTCCTGGGAGGCCGGGCCCTGGTGAACTGTCTCCCCAGCAACAGAACCCTGTGGAGGCTGGAGCTGGCTGGGAACAGCGTCCCTGGCGACATCCTCAGAGCTGTGG AACAAGCCATGGACCACAACCAGGACCGGCAGACCACCTTCCGGGAGAACCAGGCCCGTGCCCATGTGCTCAGCAAGGAGATGCGGCACCTCCGGGAAGAGAAGTCCAAGCAG TTTCTGGACTTGATGGAGACAATTGACAAGCAGCGAGAAGAAATGGCCAGGAGCAGCAG GGCGTCAGCAGCACGTGTGGGGCAGCTTCAGGAAGCCCTGAATGAGAGGCACTCCATTATCAATGCCCTCAAGGCCAA GCTACAGATGGCTGAGGCCACTCTGGCGCTGTCGGAGCAGAAGGCCCAGGACCTGGGGGAGCTCCTGGCCACTGCAGAACAGGAGCAGCGGAGCCTGGTGCAGAGGCAGGCAAAGGAGCACAGGCTGGAGCAGCAG GAAGCTGCAGAGCGGGAGTCTAAGCTCCTCAGAGACTTGTCGGCTGCCAACGAAAAGAACCTGCTTCTGCAAAGCCAG GTGGACGAGTTGGAGCGGAAGGTGAAATCTCTGCAGGAGCAGCTGTTCCTGACCAGACAGGAGCTGACCAACACGTCGGCCGAGCTGAAGATGCGGGCTGTCCAGGCCGAGG AGCGCCTGGACCTGGAGAAGAAGAGGTCTCGACAGAGCTTGGAGGACTCAGAGCAGCTGCGTTTCAAGGAG GTGGAGCACATGACTCGCCACCtggaagagagtgaaaaggccATGCAAGAGAGGGTGCAGAGGCTGGAGGCTGCGCGGCtgtccctggaggag GAGCTGAGCCGAGTGAAGGCTGTGGCACTCAATGAGCGTGGCCAGGCTGAGGAGGAGCTCATTAAGGCCAAGAACCAAGTTCGTTTAGAGGAG CAGCAGCGCCTGGCTCACTTGGAGGAGAAGCTGCGGCTGCTGGCACAGGCGCGGGACGAGGCTCAGAGCACCTGCCTGCAGCAGAAGCAGACGGTGGCCGATGCCCAGGCGCGAGCCAGCCAGCTCGGCCAGCAGGTGGAGGGCCTGAGGCGGCGCCTGAAGGAGCTGCAGCAG GAACTGAGCAACAAGGACCAAGAAAGGGTGGCTGAGGTGACCAGGGTGAGAGTGGAGCTACAGGAGCAGAACGGCCGCCTGCAGGCCGAGCTGACGGCCCAGGAAGCTCTGAAGGAGAAGGCCGCGGCCCTGGAGCGCCAGCTCAAAG TGATGGCGAGTGACCACCGGGAGGCGCTGCTGGACAGGGAGAGCGAGAACGCCTGTCTCCGAGAGAAGCTTCGGCTCAAGGAGGCCGAGATCACGCGGATCCGGGACGAGGAGGCCCAGAGGGCCAGCTTCCTGCAAAATGCTGTCTTGGCTTATGTGCAGGGGTCTCCCTTGAGGGCCCTGAGCCCCCAGAAGTGA
- the LRRC45 gene encoding leucine-rich repeat-containing protein 45 isoform X3, whose translation MEELRRSYSRLCKESGAEPQEGVLQQLHELPRGRLDLATQSLTVDTCRALGKLLQKEALLTQLVLSDCMLSEEGATLLLQGLCTNTTVRFLDLKGNNLRAAGAEALGKLLRQSKSIQRALASNGSLQQLDLRNNQISHKGAEELALALKSNASLQQLDLRWNNIGLLGGRALVNCLPSNRTLWRLELAGNSVPGDILRAVEQAMDHNQDRQTTFRENQARAHVLSKEMRHLREEKSKQFLDLMETIDKQREEMARSSRASAARVGQLQEALNERHSIINALKAKLQMAEATLALSEQKAQDLGELLATAEQEQRSLVQRQAKEHRLEQQVGRHGSGRGCMVAGAGGILAPSHPQEAAERESKLLRDLSAANEKNLLLQSQVDELERKVKSLQEQLFLTRQELTNTSAELKMRAVQAEERLDLEKKRSRQSLEDSEQLRFKEVEHMTRHLEESEKAMQERVQRLEAARLSLEEELSRVKAVALNERGQAEEELIKAKNQVRLEEQQRLAHLEEKLRLLAQARDEAQSTCLQQKQTVADAQARASQLGQQVEGLRRRLKELQQELSNKDQERVAEVTRVRVELQEQNGRLQAELTAQEALKEKAAALERQLKVMASDHREALLDRESENACLREKLRLKEAEITRIRDEEAQRASFLQNAVLAYVQGSPLRALSPQK comes from the exons ATGGAGGAGCTCCGGCGCTCCTACAGCCGGCTGTGCAAGGAGAGCGGGGCCGAGCCCCAGGAGGGTGTCCTGCAGCAACTGCACGAGCTGCCGCGGGGCCGGCTGGACCTGGCCACACAGAGCCTGACGGTGGACACCTGCAGGGCCCTGGGCAAGCTGTTGCAGAAGGAGGCACTGCTGACCCAGCTCGTCCTGAGTGACTGCATGCTGAGCGAGGAAG GGGCCACACTGCTGCTCCAGGGGCTGTGCACCAACACCACTGTGCGGTTTCTGGATCTGAAG GGTAACAACCTTCGAGCCGCAGGGGCCGAGGCTCTGGGAAAACTCCTCCGACAGAGCAAGTCCATTCAGAG GGCGCTGGCCAGCAATGGCAGCCTGCAGCAGCTGGACCTCCGCAACAACCAGATCAGCCACAAGGGCGCGGAGGAGCTGGCCCTGGCCTTGAAGAGCAACGCCAGCCTCCAGCAGCTGG ACCTGCGCTGGAATAACATCGGCCTCCTGGGAGGCCGGGCCCTGGTGAACTGTCTCCCCAGCAACAGAACCCTGTGGAGGCTGGAGCTGGCTGGGAACAGCGTCCCTGGCGACATCCTCAGAGCTGTGG AACAAGCCATGGACCACAACCAGGACCGGCAGACCACCTTCCGGGAGAACCAGGCCCGTGCCCATGTGCTCAGCAAGGAGATGCGGCACCTCCGGGAAGAGAAGTCCAAGCAG TTTCTGGACTTGATGGAGACAATTGACAAGCAGCGAGAAGAAATGGCCAGGAGCAGCAG GGCGTCAGCAGCACGTGTGGGGCAGCTTCAGGAAGCCCTGAATGAGAGGCACTCCATTATCAATGCCCTCAAGGCCAA GCTACAGATGGCTGAGGCCACTCTGGCGCTGTCGGAGCAGAAGGCCCAGGACCTGGGGGAGCTCCTGGCCACTGCAGAACAGGAGCAGCGGAGCCTGGTGCAGAGGCAGGCAAAGGAGCACAGGCTGGAGCAGCAGGTGGGCAGGCATGGGTCAGGCAGGGGCTGCATGGTGGCAGGGGCTGGTGGTATCCTTGCCCCTTCTCACCCCCAGGAAGCTGCAGAGCGGGAGTCTAAGCTCCTCAGAGACTTGTCGGCTGCCAACGAAAAGAACCTGCTTCTGCAAAGCCAG GTGGACGAGTTGGAGCGGAAGGTGAAATCTCTGCAGGAGCAGCTGTTCCTGACCAGACAGGAGCTGACCAACACGTCGGCCGAGCTGAAGATGCGGGCTGTCCAGGCCGAGG AGCGCCTGGACCTGGAGAAGAAGAGGTCTCGACAGAGCTTGGAGGACTCAGAGCAGCTGCGTTTCAAGGAG GTGGAGCACATGACTCGCCACCtggaagagagtgaaaaggccATGCAAGAGAGGGTGCAGAGGCTGGAGGCTGCGCGGCtgtccctggaggag GAGCTGAGCCGAGTGAAGGCTGTGGCACTCAATGAGCGTGGCCAGGCTGAGGAGGAGCTCATTAAGGCCAAGAACCAAGTTCGTTTAGAGGAG CAGCAGCGCCTGGCTCACTTGGAGGAGAAGCTGCGGCTGCTGGCACAGGCGCGGGACGAGGCTCAGAGCACCTGCCTGCAGCAGAAGCAGACGGTGGCCGATGCCCAGGCGCGAGCCAGCCAGCTCGGCCAGCAGGTGGAGGGCCTGAGGCGGCGCCTGAAGGAGCTGCAGCAG GAACTGAGCAACAAGGACCAAGAAAGGGTGGCTGAGGTGACCAGGGTGAGAGTGGAGCTACAGGAGCAGAACGGCCGCCTGCAGGCCGAGCTGACGGCCCAGGAAGCTCTGAAGGAGAAGGCCGCGGCCCTGGAGCGCCAGCTCAAAG TGATGGCGAGTGACCACCGGGAGGCGCTGCTGGACAGGGAGAGCGAGAACGCCTGTCTCCGAGAGAAGCTTCGGCTCAAGGAGGCCGAGATCACGCGGATCCGGGACGAGGAGGCCCAGAGGGCCAGCTTCCTGCAAAATGCTGTCTTGGCTTATGTGCAGGGGTCTCCCTTGAGGGCCCTGAGCCCCCAGAAGTGA